CCATGTTCATCGCTTCATACAGCAACCCCTGATTGAGGGCGCCGTCGCCGAAGAAACAGACCGCGACCTGGTCGGTCGCCCGCATCTTGGCGGAGAGGGCGGCCCCGGCGGCGATCCCGGTGCTGCCCCCCACAATGGCGTTCGCGCCGAGGTTACCGGTCTCCGGATCGGCGATATGCATCGAGCCGCCCTTGCCCCGGCAATACCCCGCCGCCTTTCCCAGCAGCTCGGCAAACATCCGGTCCGGCGCCGCGCCCTTGGCGAGGCAGTGCCCGTGGCCGCGGTGGGTGCTGGTGATGTAGTCGTCGCGCCGCAGGGCCTGGCAGATCCCCACCGCGACGGCCTCCTCGCCGATGTAGAGATGCGCGAGCCCGGGCATCTTCCCGCCCGTGTACAGTTCGTTGACCTGCTCCTCGAACAGCCGGATCCGCAGCATCTGCCGGTACATCTCGAGCCCTTGATCCCGGGTCACGCCCGGCGATGGGCGTCCGTGGACTCCGAGCTCCATCGTCCTCACCCCCACCGTATCGGGTCCTGCCGGGCCGCCCCAGGGGCGGGACGGCCCTCGACCGATCTCAACAGCGTTGCGAGTTTCGCGCGTCCGCCCGAGGGGGCGGCCCCCACCCCCGGTGCGCTAGCCGTATCCCGCGATCTCCGCGCCCGCGGCGTTCAACGCCGCCACGACGCGGTTCATCCCGCGCAGCAGCGTGGTCTGGATCACCCGCGCCTCGTGGGAACCGGTCGCGTACTGCGCGAGGTCGACCGCGGGGGCGAGATCGGGGAGCGGAGGGATCGGAACCGCAGGGTCGTGCCGGAACCGGGCGTCGCGGGTGAAGTTGAGCGGGATCAGGATGCGCGCCAGCCGGCGGATCACGGCGCAGGCGCGCTGGGCCCGCTCGTCTCGCACCGGGCGGTGGTGCAGCTCCTCGGTGCGCCGGTAAAACCCGTCGAGCTCACCCCAGAGGCGCTCCAGCGCGGCCCGTGCCGGGGCCAAATCGAACGCTCCCCCGGCCCGGCGCTGGTAATCTTCCAGCGTGCGGCCGAACTCCTCCGCCACCAGCCGGAAATCGAACGGATGCACCGGCGCGTTGAGGACGCGGAGGAGGGAGGTGACGTAGACGCGCAGGTCCTTCATCAAAATCTCCGTATCGAGGAGATCCAACGTGTCGTCTTCGGTGTGCCACTGGATGTTGGCGCCGCATCCACCGACCGCGTAGTATCCCTTCTCCTTGCGCAGCGCTTCGGGCATCGTCGAGAGCAGCATGTAGAAGCTCGTGATGCCGATGTTGTTGAACGAATAATCCCCCGCCTGGTGCGGTCGTTCCCCCTCCGCCGCTTGGCCCACCGCGTCGTGGATCGCCGCCCTGCACAGCGGGGCGGCCTCGTTCATCCAGGAGATCCCCGTGTACTCGGTCGCCCACCGGCAGCCCGGGGAGTCGATGTTGATCTGGGCCAGGCAGCGCTCGTCGAGTTCGTGCGCGAAGGTGTCCGCGTACCAGGTCGACCCCGCATACCGCCCGGTGGAGTGCCCGGGCCACCACGCCACGCGGACGGTGCGCCGGAGGTGCTGGCGGTGCTTCCAGAACACCCGCGCCAGCTCCATCAGCGTGGCGTCGCCGGTGGCGTTGTCGCCGATCCCGACGTGCCAGGAATCGATGTGTCCGTGCACCAGCGCGAAGTGCTTGGGATCCTCGGTCCCCGGGATCTCGGCGACCAGCACGGGGCACCGCTTCCACCCTTCGTCCAGCTTGGTCTTGACCGCGACCTCGACCGGGCCCGCCTCCACCTGCGCCTTGAGCGCCAGCCCGTCGGCATGGTTGATCGCCACCACCGGGATCGCGGGTTTTCGCCCGATCGAATCGAGGTCGGGTGCGCCCCAGATGGTCGTGCAGATGCCCTCGTGGATCGCCTGCCCGGGGTTGATGAAGACGAGCGCCTTGGCCCCCAGCGCCGCCAGGTCGGCAACTTTCTTGGGCATGGGCATCCCTTCCGTGAGGACGATCTTCCCTTCGATCTCCTTCCGGCCGGCCCGGACGTTTGAGTCAAACAGGCTCTCGGTGTCCGCCGCATAGCCGGTGGAGACGTACACGACCCGCCCACGGACCGATTTGCGCCCGGTGGACGCGGAGAAGGCGGGCGTCTTGGCGCGCAGGCTCCGCGGCGCCGGGGTGCGGACCTCGAGCGTCGCCGACTTGGGAACGCTCAGGAACAGCTCGGGCTCGTGGAGGGTATGCGGGACCCCCCAGGCCTTCAGGCGCCCGGCGATGTACCGCGCGGCCGTCCATTCATCGCGGCTCCCCGACTCGCGGACCAGGGTGCTGAAGCGGTCGATCAGCGCCCGCGGGCCGTCGAGCGAGAGCGACTGCATCACCTGCTGCTCGACTTCGGAATCTCCTGCCACCGCCATTGTCATCGTCCGTCCTCCTTCGTCGCTCCGGTGTCGTTCAGTGCGCCGGTCCGTAGAGGTGGCACGCCGCCCGCTGCTTCGGCCCCACGACGGTCAGCGGCGGGGTCGTCGTCCGGCAGATCGGCATGACGTGAGGGCATCGGTCCGTGAACGGGCAGCCGACCGCCGGGCCGATGGGGGTCGGGACGTGTTCGGGGGCGGCGATGTCCGGGGTGGGGCGGGTGGGATCAGGCACCGGCGCGGCGGCGAGCAGGAGTTGTGTGTACGGATGCTTGGGCCGGGTGAGGACCGCGTCGGTGGGGCCAACCTCCGCCACGCTGCCCAGATACATGATCATGGTGGTGTCGCAGACGTACCGGACGAGGGAGAGGTCGTGAGAGATGTACACCGTCGTCAGGCGGCGCGCGCGGCTGATCGTCCGCATCAGGTTGAGCACGCCCGCACGCACCGAGACATCGAGCATCGAGACGGGCTCGTCCGCCACCAAGAAGATCGGGTCGACCATCAGCGCCCGGGCCAGGCCGACCCGTTGCAGCTGCCCCCCGGAGAGCTGGTGGGGGAACTTGTCCAGGAATGCCTCCGGCGGGTGCAGGTGCACTTGGCCGAGGGCGGCGACGACGCGGTCGAGTCGGTCCGCTCGTGTGCCGATGCCGTGGATGATCAAGGGTTCCATCAGCGCCCGCCCGATCGTGAAGCGTGGGTTGACCGCCTCGTAGGGATTCTGCAGCATCAGCTGTGCCTGACGCCGGAAGGCGAGGAGCGCGGGGCCGGCGAGCGTGCTGAGATCCACGTCATCGAACAGGATCCGCCCGGCCGTCGGGGTGAGCAGCCGCAACAGGAGCCGGGCCAGGGTGGTTTTGCCGCACCCGCTCTCGCCGGCGATCCCGAGCGACGATCCCCGGGGGATCGCCACCGACACGCCGTCCACGCCGCGAAGGTACTCGCCGGGCGCCCGCCGGCCGAAGAGCCCTCGGCGGAGCGGGAAGTATTTCTGGACCGCCTCGGTGACCACGAGCGGCCCGGCGGCGCCCGCGGGTGCCGCTCCGGGCGCCTCTAGAGTGCTGGGACGCGCCATCGCTGGGCCTCCTGAGCCTGTCCTCGCAGCGTCTCCGCCTCTTCGGCGCGGTGGCAGGCCGCCCAGCGGCCGGGTTCGAGCTCCCGCAGCGGCGGGGACTCCACCAGACACGGTTCGACGGCGAACGGACACCGTGGGGCGAAGCGGCATCCCGGGGGCGGGTTCAGGAGGTCGGGGGGGACTCCCTCGACGGGGATCAGGGTCTCTTGGGGGTGCACCAGGTTGGGGAACGAGTTCTGCAGCCCCATCATGTACGGGTGGCGCGCCCGCGCGAACACGTCGCGCGTGGGGCCGACCTCGACGATCTTCCCCGCGTACATCACGGCCATCCGGTCGCAGGTCTGGGCGATGACCGAGATGTCGTGGGTGATGAGGAGCACGCTCAGCGAGAGCGTTTCCTTGAGATCGCGGAGTCGACGCAGGATGTGGTGCTGGACGACCACGTCGAGCGCCGTGACGGGCTCATCCGCCACCAGCAGGCGGGGTTTGAGCGCCAGGGCCAGCGCGATCGCGGCGCGTTGCTTCATGCCCCCGGAGAGCTCGTGCGGGTAGCCGGCCAGCCGGTGCCGGTCCAGCCCCACCAGATCGCACAGGTCTCCGGCCCGGGCGCGTGCCGCCGCGCGGGTCAGGCCGCCCGTGATCGTGAGCACCTCGGCAAACTGATCGCCGAGCCGGTACACCGGGTCGAGCGAGTCCATCGCCGCCTGCGGGACCATGGCGATCTCGCGCCAGCGGTAGGGGCGCATCTCGACCTCGGAGAGCGCGGCGAGATCGACCCCGCCGAAGACCATCCGGCCGCCGGCGATCCGCCCGTTCCGCGGCAGGACCCGGATGATCGCGCGGCCGAGCGTGGTCTTCCCGCAGCCGCTCTCCCCGACCAGGCCGAGCACCTCGCCCTCCTGGATCTCCAGCGTGACTCCGTCCACCGCGGCGCTCACGCCTCGCGCGGTGCGGTATTCAACCCGGAGGTCCTCGAGCGTGAGGAGCCCCACTACTGGCGCCTCAAGCGGGGGAAGAGCAGTTCCTCGTATCCGCGGCTGATGAAGTAGCCCGCCATCACCACGAGCATGATGCAGATGCCGGG
This genomic stretch from bacterium harbors:
- a CDS encoding thiamine pyrophosphate-dependent enzyme, with product MELGVHGRPSPGVTRDQGLEMYRQMLRIRLFEEQVNELYTGGKMPGLAHLYIGEEAVAVGICQALRRDDYITSTHRGHGHCLAKGAAPDRMFAELLGKAAGYCRGKGGSMHIADPETGNLGANAIVGGSTGIAAGAALSAKMRATDQVAVCFFGDGALNQGLLYEAMNMASLWKLPVIYVCEHNRFGEYTAASEVTAGDPKARPAAWGVSTEEVDGQDVRAVHAAALPAVERARRGEGPAFLICHTYRFRGHHVGDINRASYRAAEEEQAWTHDRDPVRLLGLWLIQQRMADAAALERIEDGARTEIEAGVAFALQAPYPDPSEVTEDVYA
- a CDS encoding ABC transporter ATP-binding protein — translated: MGLLTLEDLRVEYRTARGVSAAVDGVTLEIQEGEVLGLVGESGCGKTTLGRAIIRVLPRNGRIAGGRMVFGGVDLAALSEVEMRPYRWREIAMVPQAAMDSLDPVYRLGDQFAEVLTITGGLTRAAARARAGDLCDLVGLDRHRLAGYPHELSGGMKQRAAIALALALKPRLLVADEPVTALDVVVQHHILRRLRDLKETLSLSVLLITHDISVIAQTCDRMAVMYAGKIVEVGPTRDVFARARHPYMMGLQNSFPNLVHPQETLIPVEGVPPDLLNPPPGCRFAPRCPFAVEPCLVESPPLRELEPGRWAACHRAEEAETLRGQAQEAQRWRVPAL
- a CDS encoding oligopeptide/dipeptide ABC transporter ATP-binding protein produces the protein MARPSTLEAPGAAPAGAAGPLVVTEAVQKYFPLRRGLFGRRAPGEYLRGVDGVSVAIPRGSSLGIAGESGCGKTTLARLLLRLLTPTAGRILFDDVDLSTLAGPALLAFRRQAQLMLQNPYEAVNPRFTIGRALMEPLIIHGIGTRADRLDRVVAALGQVHLHPPEAFLDKFPHQLSGGQLQRVGLARALMVDPIFLVADEPVSMLDVSVRAGVLNLMRTISRARRLTTVYISHDLSLVRYVCDTTMIMYLGSVAEVGPTDAVLTRPKHPYTQLLLAAAPVPDPTRPTPDIAAPEHVPTPIGPAVGCPFTDRCPHVMPICRTTTPPLTVVGPKQRAACHLYGPAH
- a CDS encoding M28 family peptidase, with the translated sequence MTMAVAGDSEVEQQVMQSLSLDGPRALIDRFSTLVRESGSRDEWTAARYIAGRLKAWGVPHTLHEPELFLSVPKSATLEVRTPAPRSLRAKTPAFSASTGRKSVRGRVVYVSTGYAADTESLFDSNVRAGRKEIEGKIVLTEGMPMPKKVADLAALGAKALVFINPGQAIHEGICTTIWGAPDLDSIGRKPAIPVVAINHADGLALKAQVEAGPVEVAVKTKLDEGWKRCPVLVAEIPGTEDPKHFALVHGHIDSWHVGIGDNATGDATLMELARVFWKHRQHLRRTVRVAWWPGHSTGRYAGSTWYADTFAHELDERCLAQINIDSPGCRWATEYTGISWMNEAAPLCRAAIHDAVGQAAEGERPHQAGDYSFNNIGITSFYMLLSTMPEALRKEKGYYAVGGCGANIQWHTEDDTLDLLDTEILMKDLRVYVTSLLRVLNAPVHPFDFRLVAEEFGRTLEDYQRRAGGAFDLAPARAALERLWGELDGFYRRTEELHHRPVRDERAQRACAVIRRLARILIPLNFTRDARFRHDPAVPIPPLPDLAPAVDLAQYATGSHEARVIQTTLLRGMNRVVAALNAAGAEIAGYG